One stretch of Toxoplasma gondii ME49 chromosome XI, whole genome shotgun sequence DNA includes these proteins:
- a CDS encoding hypothetical protein (encoded by transcript TGME49_309390), whose product MRIFQTESFPLLLRLSPIFSREGWNFAYSETCSLLSMASRVADTAGRKSLARPCFSLRFSAHPFPLSSYPLSSPQVFPPSHCMRGAPSSADASHSKTDERASARASLRPPSSSSSSSLSYSSVFSTSLSTASVQISPHAFASLSVEVSSESGVPFSSVRTPLFGVDQRCKENQTRQKKRLEMHLSVVQRSGSSRGFASHWMCGVCTPRVDSWRSGCEPRCRFLGSSSSLSAKEEEVSSVSSSSASSSSSAPSDRFRSAVHREMIVAMTRTHLQNLLLKRFGTFKTQECRILASPAFSAVVLKAWASAVVDANLRLDGEGAMRLAYASPPPAVLSDPKVKELVASDPEAAWMLKKLSCQSVASFASSLPREEEALEEVVRVKQKDNVPQPHFPSVLKMDHPQFPYEPHELEKMRDLYGVLLKWPYREQGQVASVAARRASLESKREERLRKGEVTEEATQEDETEVAGQLKVTTGCSDSYVYAPSEMETGLYREH is encoded by the exons ATGAGAATTTTTCAAACAGaatcgtttcctcttttgctTCGTCTATCTCCAATCTTTTCTCGAGAAGGGTGGAACTTTGCGTATTCGGAAAcctgctctcttctcagcATGGCTTCGAGAGTTGCAGACACCGCAGGCCGGAAGAGCCTCGCGCGTCcatgcttttctctccgatTTTCTGCACATCccttccctctttcctcttatcctctttcgtctccacaAGTTTTTCCGCCCTctcactgcatgcgaggTGCACCGTCTTCAGCTGACGCTTCACACTCGAAAACGGACGAAAGAGCAAGTGCCAGAGCCTCTCTCCGGCCcccctcctcttcgtcttcttcttctctttcttattcttctgtgttttctaCTTCTTTGTCCACTGCCTCTGTGCAGATATCTCCGCATGcattcgcttctctctctgtcgaagtCTCCAGTGAATCTGGagttccgttttcctctgtacGGACGCCTCTTTTTGGCGTCGACCAGAGATGCAAAGAGAATCAGACGCGACAAAAGAAGCGTCTCGAAATGCATCTTTCCGTCGTTCAGAGAAGCGGTTCTTCGAGAGGCTTCGCTTCACACTGGATgtgcggtgtatgtacaccccgtGTAGATAGCTGGCGGTCGGGCTGCGAGCctcgctgtcgcttccttggttcttcttcctctctgtcggcgaaagaggaagaggtatcctctgtttcttcgtcgtctgcttcttcgtcttcttctgcacctTCAGACAGGTTCCGCTCTGCAGTTCACAGAGAAATGATTGTGGCGATGACGAGAACGCACTTGCAGAATCTTCTTCTCAAACGCTTCG GGACGTTCAAGACGCAGGAGTGCCGCATTCTAGCGAGTCCAGCGTTTTCGGCGGTTGTGCTCAAGGCCTGGGCGTCTGCGGTGGTCGACGCGAATCTCCGGTTAGATGGAGAAGGCGCCATGCGGCTCGCGTacgcgtcgcctcctccagCCGTGCTCTCCGATCCGAAAGTCAAAGAGCTCGTCGCGTCGGATCCCGAGGCGGCGTGGATGCTGAAGAAGCTCTCCTGTCAGAGCGTcgcgtccttcgcctcttcgctgcctcgggaggaggaggcgttgGAGGAAGTCGTCCGCGTGAAGCAGAAAGACAACGTTCCGCAGCCTCACTTTCCATCTGTGCTGAAAATGGATCATCCCCAGTTCCCGTACGAGCCGCACGAACTGGAGAAAATGCGAGACCTCTACGGCGTCCTCCTCAAATGGCCATACAGAGAGCAGGGGCAAGTCGCAAGCGTCGCGGCGCGACGAGCAAGCTTGGAGAGCAAGCGCGAAGAACGCTTGCGGAAGGGAGAAGtcacagaagaagcaacgcaAGAGGACGAAACAGAGGTAGCGGGTCAACTGAAAGTGACCACAGGGTGCAGCGACAGCTACGTCTACGCACCGAGTGAAATGGAGACCGGCCTGTACAGAGAACACTGA